In a genomic window of Erinaceus europaeus chromosome 12, mEriEur2.1, whole genome shotgun sequence:
- the RARA gene encoding retinoic acid receptor alpha isoform X4 codes for MVYTCHRDKNCIINKVTRNRCQYCRLQKCFEVGMSKESVRNDRNKKKKEVPKPECSESYTLTPEVGELIEKVRKAHQETFPALCQLGKYTTNNSSEQRVSLDIDLWDKFSELSTKCIIKTVEFAKQLPGFTTLTIADQITLLKAACLDILILRICTRYTPEQDTMTFSDGLTLNRTQMHNAGFGPLTDLVFAFANQLLPLEMDDAETGLLSAICLICGDRQDLEQPDRVDMLQEPLLEALKVYVRKRRPSRPHMFPKMLMKITDLRSISAKGAERVITLKMEIPGSMPPLIQEMLENSEGLDTLSGQSGGGGRDGGGMAPPPGSCSPSLSPSSNRSSPATHSP; via the exons ATGGTGTACACGTGTCACCGGGACAAGAATTGCATCATCAACAAGGTGACCCGAAACCGCTGCCAGTATTGCCGGCTGCAGAAGTGCTTCGAAGTGGGCATGTCCAAGGAGT CTGTGAGGAACGACcggaacaagaagaagaaggaggttcCCAAGCCCGAGTGCTCTGAGAGTTACACACTGACGCCCGAGGTGGGGGAGCTCATCGAGAAGGTGCGCAAAGCGCACCAGGAGACCTTCCCTGCCCTCTGCCAGCTGGGCAAATACACTACG AACAACAGCTCAGAACAACGTGTCTCTCTGGACATTGACCTCTGGGACAAGTTCAGTGAACTCTCCACCAAGTGTATCATTAAGACTGTGGAGTTCGCCAAGCAGCTGCCCGGCTTCACCACCCTCACCATTGCTGACCAGATCACCCTCCTCAAGGCTGCCTGCCTGGACATTCTG ATCCTGCGGATCTGCACGCGGTACACGCCCGAGCAGGACACGATGACCTTCTCGGACGGACTGACCTTGAACCGGACCCAGATGCACAACGCAGGCTTTGGGCCCCTCACAGACCTGGTCTTCGCTTTCGCCAACCAGCTGCTGCCCTTGGAGATGGATGATGCAGAGACCGGGCTGCTTAGCGCCATCTGCCTCATctgtggag ACCGGCAGGACCTGGAGCAGCCAGACAGAGTGGACATGCTGCAGGAGCCATTGCTGGAGGCGCTGAAGGTCTATGTGCGGAAACGGAGGCCCAGCCGACCCCACATGTTCCCCAAGATGCTCATGAAGATCACGGACCTTCGAAGCATCAGTGCTAAGG GAGCAGAGCGGGTAATCACATTGAAAATGGAGATCCCGGGCTCCATGCCACCTCTCATCCAGGAAATGCTGGAGAACTCAGAGGGCCTGGACACTCTGAGCGGACagtcggggggtggggggcgggatgGGGGCGGCATGGCCCCCCCACCTGGCAGCTGCAgtcccagcctcagccccagctCTAACAGAAGCAGCCCAGCCACCCACTCCCCGTGA